In the genome of Fructilactobacillus hinvesii, the window TAAGGCTTGATCCTGATCATGAATCAAATGTTCCTTGAGTTTTTTCCCAGAAACCTGATCAATATGTTGGTATAAGTTTTCCACGGTTCCAAACTGCTTAACTAACTTCAAAGCGGTCTTGGGCCCCACCTTTTCCACTCCGGGATAGTTATCAGAGGTATCCCCTTGGAGTCCCTTTACGTCAACAATTTGCTCCGGTTTAATCCCCATCGTATCTTCAACGTAAGCTGGGGTATAGGATTCGATGTCACTAACCCCTTTTTTGGACACCTTCACGGTTGTGAGATCAGAACACAACTGGGTTAAATCCCGGTCTCCAGTTACAACAGTAACCACATATCCTGCTTGTTCGGCCTGTTTTGCCGTCGTTCCAATGATATCGTCCGCCTCAAAATTATCTAACTCATACGTTTTAATTCCCCGAGCTTGTAACAATTCCATGACGTAGGGAAATTGCTCGCGGAGTTCCTCTGGCATTTTATCGCGGCCACCTTTGTAATCTCCGTACATCTTCGTGCGAAAGGTTGTTTGCCCCGCGTCAAAAGCTGCCAGTACCGCGTCTGGTTGCACCCGAGCTAACATATCATTAAGCATCCGGTTAAAACCATATAAGGCATTCGTATGCAATCCGGCTTGGTTGGTAAACCGATCCAATGATTGATAGAGAGCAAAAAAGGCCTTATAAAATAAGGAGTTACCATCAATCAATAGTATTTTTTTGGCACCCATTCTGAATTTCCTCCGTTACGTTTCTTTCATTTTACCCGATTAATTATGCGAAAAAAAGCATGACTCCTCGCCATGCTTTTTTGCTAGTTCACCTTTTTACTCAAATGACTCAATAAATCTTCGTAAGTTCGCTCATACTTTTGAATGTCTCCTGCTCCCATAAAAATGACAACATCATTGTGGAAGTTTAATAGCGGTGACATGTTATCCTCAGTGATCAGAGCACTTCCTGGAATCTTATCCACCAAGTCTTGACTAGAAACGTTTCCAGATTTTTCGCGGGGAGAACCATAAATTTTAGTTACGTAAATTTGATCTGCTTTGCCTAACGTTTCAGCAAAGTCATCGAGGTAAGCGATCGTTCGACTAAAGGTATGTGGTTGAAAGACCACGACAATCTTTTTATTCGGATACTCTTGCCGAGCAGCATCTAACGTAGCTCGAATTTCAGACGGATGGTGCGCATAATCATCAATAATTGTCATATCATTGACTTTTACTTGAGCAAACCGCCGTTTAACTCCTTTAAAAGTCATTAACTCACGTCTGATTTCCGCTAAGTCTACTTCTTCAAAATAAGATACTGCGATGACTGCCAAGGCATTTAAAACGTTGTGTTCTCCAAACAACGGAATTTCAAACCGACCAAGGTCTCTTCCCCGAAACGAAACGTTAAAGGTTGAACCCGCTGTGGTTCTTTTAATGTCAACGGCCTGAAAATCATCGTCAGCACTAGTTCCGTAATAATAAATTGGCACATCAACATTTAGTTTTCGTAAGTACGGATCATCACCCCAGGCAAAAATTCCTTTCTTCACGTGACCAGCAAACGTTTGAAAAGCATCAAAAACGTCGTCAATCCCCGTGTAGTAATCTGGGTGGTCAAAATCAATGTTCGTCATGATGGCGTAGTCTGGGTAAGTTGGCATGAAGTGACGCCGATACTCATCTGCTTCATAAACAAAAAAGCGAGCATCAGCGACGGCATTCCCCGTTCCATCTCCAATTAAGTAGTCAGTGGGGGCAATTCCACTTAAAACGTGGGCTAAAAGACCAGTTGTACTGGTTTTTCCGTGGGCTCCACATACAGCAATACTAGTGTAACCCTTAATTAATTGGCCTAAAAATTCAGGGTAGCGGTAAATAGGCAGGTTTAATTCTCGGGCGCGCACAACCTCAGGCTGATCATCCTTAAATGCATTCCCAACTACCAGAGCCATTCCCGGTTTAATGTTATCAGGATTAAAGGAGTGAACTGGAATTCCAGCATCTTCTAAGCCCTTCTGTGTAAAGGTGTACTTATCAATATCTGAACCTTCGACCTTAAATCCCATGTCCTTCACAACTAAAGCCATGGCACTCATTCCAGTCCCTTTAATCCCCACAAAGTAGTAAGTTAACTCCTTGGTTAACTTTGGTTCTGCTTCTGTCATAATTTTTAAATTGATTCCCTTCTGTATTTGGTTATAAATTAAGCTGGGCAAACTGATCTTTCGTTAGGTAAACATCCCGGGGTTTAGAACCTTGCTGGCCTGAAACAAAATTTTGCTGTTCCAAGTCATCAATGATACTAGCCGCTCGGTTATATCCAATTGAAAAGACCCGCTGTAACTTCGAGGTTGACACGTTGTCTTCTCCAGCAATGTAAGCTAAGACTTGATCCCATAACTCATCATGGGTTGCTGCTCGGTTCGCACTTTTCAAGAGGCTTTCCGGCTGAAACTCATAATGGGCTTTCCCTTGGGTTCTCACAAAGTCAGTTACCTTTTCAACTTCTTCGCTGGTAACAAACGCTCCTTGAAGTCGTTCGGGTTTATTTGCACCATTACCAAGATACAACATATCACCCTTTCCTAACAAGCGTTCAGCGCCAGCTTGATCAATAATCGTGCGTGAATCAACTTGACTGGAAACCATGAAGGCCACTCTAGTTGGAATGTTATTTTTAATGGTTCCAGTAACGATGTCAACACTAGGACGTTGCGTAGCCACCACGAGATGAATTCCCGCAGCTCGTGCTTTTTGTGTAATCCGAACAATGTAATCTTGCACTTCACTAGCAGAAGTCATCATTAAGTCTGCTAATTCATCAATGACTACCAAAATATATGGAAGTCGATCAGCAGCATGATCAGCCTTTTGTGCTTGATGGTTATACTGCTCAATGTTTCGCACTCCAGCAGCCGTCAGCCGTTCGTAACGTCGATCCATCTCTTCTGTTACCCATTTTAAAGCAGCGGCAGCCTCTTGAGGTTTAGAGATGACCGGTGCTAAGAGATGAGGGATTTCGTTATAAGGGGCCAGTTCCACTGCCTTGGGATCGATTAACAACATCCGCAAATCTTTTGGGGTAGCGTGATATAAAAGTGACAATAATAGACTGTTAATGAAAACACTCTTTCCTGATCCAGTTGCTCCAGCAATTAAGGCGTGGGGCATCTTTTTTAAATCAGCAGTTATTGGTTGTCCCTCAATGTTCATTCCCATTGCGATTGCCGTTTTGGCAGGATTAGTTTGGAAATGAGAGTCCCCTAAGATTTCTCTCAGCATCACGGGGTGCGGCTTAGGATTAGGAATTTCAATTCCCACCGTCGAACGGCCCGGGATGGGTGCTTCAATCCGAATGTCCTTAGCCGCTAACGCCAATTTTAAATCGTCATTAAGGTTGGTGACCTTACTAACCTTAACTCCCAAGGCTAGTTTTACTTGAAACTGAGTAACCGTTGGCCCATTCGTCCAATCGACAACGTGACCATCAACATGAAATGCCTGTAAGGTATCATCCAATTTTTCCGCCTGATCAGCAATCCAAGTATCAAGGTCATCTTCGTCAACCTGAACTGGTGGTTTTAAAAGTTCTAACTGAGGGAAATGGTAGCCAGCCGGTTCCGTTTGAAAAGATTGTGGTTGCTCAAAAGAGCTTCCAGCCTTAGTAGCTTGGCTGTTATCCTCTGGCACTTCTGCATTAGATTGCGGAAGCTCTTCCAAGCCAGTACTAGGAGTGGAAGCAAACTCTTTAGGCTCTTCGACCGGTGGCTGGCTTTGCGATTCCTTTTTTTCATGTTGTTCATCATCCGGTGCTTCTGCAAACAAACTGAGGTGATCAGCTTGCCCCTGCTCTGCCTGTAAAATATCAGCAAGTGAATGTCCTAAACCCTTACTGTGATCACGCTTAGGCTTAGTATCTGA includes:
- the murC gene encoding UDP-N-acetylmuramate--L-alanine ligase — encoded protein: MTEAEPKLTKELTYYFVGIKGTGMSAMALVVKDMGFKVEGSDIDKYTFTQKGLEDAGIPVHSFNPDNIKPGMALVVGNAFKDDQPEVVRARELNLPIYRYPEFLGQLIKGYTSIAVCGAHGKTSTTGLLAHVLSGIAPTDYLIGDGTGNAVADARFFVYEADEYRRHFMPTYPDYAIMTNIDFDHPDYYTGIDDVFDAFQTFAGHVKKGIFAWGDDPYLRKLNVDVPIYYYGTSADDDFQAVDIKRTTAGSTFNVSFRGRDLGRFEIPLFGEHNVLNALAVIAVSYFEEVDLAEIRRELMTFKGVKRRFAQVKVNDMTIIDDYAHHPSEIRATLDAARQEYPNKKIVVVFQPHTFSRTIAYLDDFAETLGKADQIYVTKIYGSPREKSGNVSSQDLVDKIPGSALITEDNMSPLLNFHNDVVIFMGAGDIQKYERTYEDLLSHLSKKVN
- a CDS encoding DNA translocase FtsK, with product MTHYDGPAFFRKYYTERKKLGLQEPNLQKHNHDSLQWSAPVAPTSKRHAKTTSQHDWASKGQVQASKATLAVRKKEHRQQSNLVEKTRAFQPQVRLGKSTFYGGKQETFTATYQRAIAALEPNPTDLIMLANETMPVPDTDPTIEMEDVTASSDSATPTATPVVDQADENTDVSSVLQNENENENTVDNSSDTKPKRDHSKGLGHSLADILQAEQGQADHLSLFAEAPDDEQHEKKESQSQPPVEEPKEFASTPSTGLEELPQSNAEVPEDNSQATKAGSSFEQPQSFQTEPAGYHFPQLELLKPPVQVDEDDLDTWIADQAEKLDDTLQAFHVDGHVVDWTNGPTVTQFQVKLALGVKVSKVTNLNDDLKLALAAKDIRIEAPIPGRSTVGIEIPNPKPHPVMLREILGDSHFQTNPAKTAIAMGMNIEGQPITADLKKMPHALIAGATGSGKSVFINSLLLSLLYHATPKDLRMLLIDPKAVELAPYNEIPHLLAPVISKPQEAAAALKWVTEEMDRRYERLTAAGVRNIEQYNHQAQKADHAADRLPYILVVIDELADLMMTSASEVQDYIVRITQKARAAGIHLVVATQRPSVDIVTGTIKNNIPTRVAFMVSSQVDSRTIIDQAGAERLLGKGDMLYLGNGANKPERLQGAFVTSEEVEKVTDFVRTQGKAHYEFQPESLLKSANRAATHDELWDQVLAYIAGEDNVSTSKLQRVFSIGYNRAASIIDDLEQQNFVSGQQGSKPRDVYLTKDQFAQLNL